The region GAGGAAGCAGTTCTCAAATCAGATGGCAGGGAGTTCTATGTTGTGGTGCAGCCATCAAGGAGGCCCTCTTTCTGGTTGTCGCGCTCCAGTTTCTGTAGGGTCATCACACATGGCAGAGCAGATCTCAGGAGACTGGCTGGACTGGATGGGGGCACATGCTACACCAATGGCAGTTTCCAATCTTCAAGGCTAGCTCCATATAGAACCCATTAAAATAATCTAACCAGGATGTCATCAAGGTATGGAGCACTGTGGTCTGATCAGACCAACTCAAGgataccagccaaagctgggcaaaaattCTCCTTGCCACTACACCAATAGAATCCTTATCCTGTCTCACCCATCTAGCATGTCACAAAGACACTGAAACCCAGAAAACGGATACTTGGTTATGGGAATGATATTGCAATAGATTATTATGACTCTGTCTCCCTACCCCTGCTGCTGGGGTTGCTGCTGAGACAGGAAACCTCATGGACAAAactgggagaggcagggagcccaatcctacgcttcccagcacccagggttgcagcagcactgaaatggcaaccactgcatccaatgggatgcagcaccaggtctcctcggggtaagggagttTACGCTTatacccccttaccccatgtagcaaccaagcagccccaatgggtctcgtCGGATCAGATTCAAAGGTCTGTGTCGGGTCTccggggctgggaggggggttagaatatggtggCAGGGACACCCAGCGTCTGTTcagctaggctgcaatcctacccacacttacccaggagtaagtcccattgactatcattgttaaaaggatatacatagtagtttgttaaaagtacgtTGTTCTAGGCCTAGGtccagttccagaaccactatcaTCCTAGCTCTCTCATATCACACATGGCCCAACACCCTTCCAACAGAAGAACACCTactccctccctgcttctcccAACACATTGTCCTGGCTGTACCCCACCAAAAGAAACCACACACACCctaacaaaaaaaatcaataagcACCCCTAATCATCCCACTGCTCTCACCCTCCCCCAATCCCACTACTAGCCCCACCTCCCTTTCACCCCACAGGGCATGGCTACAAAGGGACACCCTTTGGTGTCACCCGCTTCAGCAGCCATCCCTTCAGCAGTGACCCCGAACCACAGGCTCAGCCATTCACAACCTTGGAACAGGTGAGTTTCCAAACTGGCCAACAATACATGAAACAACATTGCTTCgatgttaaaagtgcaggtgGTATTGTGAAAAAGTGTTCTGCTCTTGCTTCTGGCAAAAATTCTTCTCCCCCTCTTCAGATGATACCATATGAGGGGTTGCTACTGCTCCAGCTAGCAAACACCTCAGACCCTACTAAGGAAATACAGGCCACCCTGGAACTAAAGACtttaactttatttaaaaaaaaaaaaaaaaaaaagttgaatatCAAATTACAGATGACAGTTTTGAACCATTTAAAATATAACTGTTGCTGTTTTATAATATTTGGATGCTATTTTGATTTGGTGTTGACACCCAGTCATCTGGAAAGACCCTTCATGTACTTCCATCTCTCTCAAAGGGGAATGTGTTAGACCAGCCTTTTTCAACACTATGCCATGGTacgctggtgtgccgtgaatggtctgcaggtgtgtcatgggagtttaggggagggctATTTgtgagtagggccattgggggatgtgagcctctaaCCAGCACCATgatgcgccttgtcaattgtcaaaaaaccgatggtgtgctttgacaattttagtatcttgacagtgttccatgagatgaaaaagggtgaaaatcactgtgttagacaTTCATTAGACAGACTCATCTGTGTCCTCTACCACAACATTGTTACACCCATGTTAAATCCTTTGATCTACACCGGGGGTGTTGCTGTGCACTCCCAGGGTTTTAggggtgctcagagttcctggttctcgaaccctagagcccccaaggacccctgttcagtagtactgccaccaccctgtatgtgccaatgTCTCAGTCCAGGAACATGTAGACCCTCTAggtttaattctatcccttgcaggcactgagcactttctttaattaaagcctcagtcctcaagttactagtcctcaatgagtatttggtagcttgctgaacggctaggcagaattctgaacctttgtccccaacagatgatgaaacaacttagtaaaaggatttttaatttattaagtacataggatTACATagagttacaaaaggcagcaaatgctagaggcataaaacttataggaaacatatcagtacaaaataacaaagctaactggctatctctattattccctactctcacctgggtcagctttcttttatagatctttcagctccaggttacctatgaggccacatggccctggtggatcaggctctccacctgcaggatgttgcacccacaaccttttccaccaaaaagaccagacacaccccttgggctttgctCTTATACTTAtggctaacaggatggaggtgactctgtacttatttaaactgtccaatcagaagctcttggggacggaatcttcccaaagtggggctggatgctatcccacttagttcttcccctccccactggagatccacctgctttccatccttgatgggcgcctttctgtctgcataggtgctaTATTATTACTTTacattgagttgttaatttctGTTGTTACTctcatccttgcagctaggaactgcaagccacttctctgttactggtttagtttggttcaggctctacatgctactaggcctacaTATTCATAAcaggtgtcaaatttgtttcatacagcaggccaaatagcattcatgatgccttctgagggctgaaacttatatcatgaagcaggaagtgatgtcattaagcaagtcatgaccaaaaataagcacttttttctcacttaggaactcatgagctgcaaatgtcagaagagaaaataaagagagataaagagagaaaagagaaattAAAATCATAAGGACTACAACAAGGGCCTAACCAGGCGTAGTTCAGGAGTGGGAGGGAAAAGATCTCAGTGTCAGTAGCACCTCTGAAATGGATAACGATACATATTTTAATAGTTTAGGATTTTCTGAATACCTGTGAAAGACAAAAGTTTTGTAAGATCCCTTCTCAGTGCTTCTTTCACCtctttgtttctcaagctataTATGAGAGGGTTAATCAGAGGAGTCAGAACTGTATAGAAGAGAGAGAAGATCTTGTTCATatctttcagagatgggctatCTGGTATCATATACACAACAATCAGGGCACCATAATATAAAGTGACTACAATGAGGTGAGCAGAGCAGGTAGAAAAGGCTTTTTGCCTTCCTGTGGAAGATTGGATTCTCAGGATAGTGGTGATGATACAAACATAGGATGTTAGGGTCAGAACAAAGGGAATCAATGAAAATGTGAAGGAACATATGAAAGCCATGATCTTCAGGACTTGTGTATCACTACAGGAGAGTTTGACGAGTGGGGTGAAATCACAGAAAAAGGTATTGATTTCATTGGACCCACAGAAACTAATTTGTAGCATTAAGATCATGACTatggtgatggccagaaatccgCTTAGCCAAGACAGGCTTGCTAACTGGACACACAACCCACCGTGCATAAGGACAGCATAATGCAACGGTTTGCATATGGCTAGGTAGCGATCATAAGACATGATGGATAATAGATAGCATTCAGTACATACCAGTGAAGCTATGAAGTAGAACTGCCCGATACAGACATTAACGGAAATGCTCCTCTCGCCAGTGTTGAGGCTAACCAGCATCCTAAGTAAGACGGTTGAGCTGTAGCAGATTTCCAAGCAAGATAaattccccaggaagaagtacatagGGGTATGAAGGCGTTGATCACCAGCAACAAGTAAAATAATAAGGATGTTTCCAGCCATGGTCATGATGTAGATTGCAAGGAACACCATGAACAGAACAATCTGAAATTCAGAGGATGTTTCAAATCCTAGAAGAATGAATTCTGTGATCATTGTAGTGTTTTTCCACTCTCTAATGGCCATAGGTGATAATCTAGGGCAAATATGAACGCTATACAATAGTAGACTGCGTCATGGAATCAGtcaaataaaaatacatacattCAGTGGTTTTCTTTTCGCATAATGTCAACTCCAACCACAGTTCAAAAGtctcttcaaaagaaaaaaatattttaaaaaagatttaaatttcaaattttctttgtttttagctCTGGAAACAAATTCAGAACACATTCTGTGATGTTCTGGAATTACAAAATCTTTACCAATATGTCACTATTTGAATCCTCTAATTAATAGCAATGTATAAATCTGTATAAACCCAAAATAAAGCTCACTTCATTGGAAACCCATTTAGGATTTCCAGACCATAaactggataatttttttttaagtgcaggtCTGCATTAAACACTGCAAGTTTTGTCAATATTCCTAATGCCTATATTTTAATTTGCATAAAGTATTGGAAATGTTATAAGCATTAGAATCATCTCTTTTTCTCTTAAGAAAAGCTGTGTCTGTTGAGTTATCAATTCACCCTGTGCTACTCAGACTCATTGGTTTGTAACCCAAATAGGTGCGCATTATGACTTTCTTGATCTCCTAGCTGATCGACTTCATGGTCATCTTGTGACATATTAAAGCTTTTTTCCTTTCATAAACATGGAATAGTTATTTGAACAATCCTGGCAAGCCCTCATAGCAAAATGCAGaatgacagctcagaaccaaggAAATCATCGTTGAAGGTTCATTAAGATATAACTACCAACAACATCAAGCACAAGAAACGGACCAGATTGCCTCCCAAGGTTAAACACAGTTCATTCCAAGATGCATACAGTTTACAGAAACACATTCTGCCCTTACTCAACAAATTAGTCAATTTTTCATTTCAGTCTTCTAATGGTTTTTGTGGATGCATTAATGTTGCTGGGATCCAGGTTGGTTGAAATAGTGAAGGAGTGGTACAGTGCCTTGAAGAAAGATGAGACACATTCTTAAGATTGAAGTCATCCTCCCATTATGGATATTGGTTTTGCCAAACGGTACAGAAAATGATGCTTTGGTTTACTTACAGCATGATCCAGTGACTGTGAGCTTGCCCCCTTATCCATCAGCAAATTGAAACCAGATGATGACAGTATAGCACAGGGGAGATAGGAAAAGATTCTCTGCCTCTGATTTTGTGCTTCATTTTATTATCAATAAGATTACCCAGGAGTGGGCTGGTGGATTGTAATGGTCTATGGATGTCTTCCTTGGAGAGAAATGTCATTGAGAAATGACtcccaattaattaattaattccctCAGATGCTGACACTGGTGGGAAGatttaaaaagcaacacaaaaTTTATCCTAGAAGCTCGATGGCAAGATATCTAAGGTTGCCTTCTGTGTATCACAGGTCAGTCCTAATTACTTCAGTGGTGTGGAAGCCATTTATTGCCAAGTACCATGGTGCTCCAGCAACATGTAGGTGGAGAAACAAAATGGTACCCAAGGAAGATAACAATGGTAAGAGAAATAACCACACTGTTGGCCCTGTTCATGTAGTTTCTCCATTTGGATATTTCTAGTCTTTCAAAGAGACTTCCTAGCATCCTGGACACAGAAGCTATTGCATCTTATATTCTGTGTTTGAGACACTATTCCAAAAATAAGCCACACATGCAATTGAGCTGCCATCATGCCTGGACATCGCCAAGAGACAAAAACTCTTAGACAAATATGCCCACCAATTGCACAACCAACACCCCTATTTAGGTAAAGCGGAGTTCGATGGAATGGCCAGGTGGTTTCTTCTCATCCAGTCAGATGACCCTATGACATCATGAAACCTCAGGTTCTGATGTTCAAGCTTAAGGATAGTTGGTGTGTTTTGCCAGGTCAGCCGCTGAATGGCCAGCATTTCTAGGACAATTTAAGTACCTAGTAGTAGGGATTGTATTTTTAGTTAGATGTGTTTTTAATTTGCTCTTTCCATCCCAAGCTAACCTGCAAACTTCAGAGTTGTAGCAATACATTGGGTTTTCTATGTGCTTCTTTTCAGCTCCCCCTGCTGGGCATTGCTAGTTACAGCATTCAATTTTGTCAAACTATCTCTTTGTAACCATCCAGGCAGGTCCATGCTTTTGAACTTCTCTCCTTTATTATACTTCTCTCCTTTGTACAATTCCTCtttcatttgtgtttttaatatgaACTCCTTggctgcctagtccatgttcagtAGTAATTGAGTGAGTTGTCCCATGCCTGGGTACACAATGCCTAAGAACCAGTGACattgctgggggtgtggggggggagaggccacAATGGATGACGTGCATGGagaggatgacaccactactcaccagaattttttaaatcttggtattttttaataataccatcatgttatatagcaataTATAAAAACGTTAAACAAAGTGCTCTCAGTTTTTTTTAACCATTCTGACACCACTAGTGAATCCCCTTATTTACAGTCTGAGGAGCAGAGAAGTGAAAGTGGCCCGTAGAAAATGTATTGGTGAGTTTATTCATTCCATAGCATTACTTGAAATCCAAACCACTGTCCATGCATTGGGTAAATTGAAAACATCTTCTTGAGTAATATTAAAATACCTCTGGACTGCCTATCCCACTCTTTcctgcaaaaggtgcaaaaggtgcaaaagagagcgactaagctgattacggggctggggcaccttccttatgaggaaaggctacggcgtttgggcctcttcagcctagaaaagagacgcttgaggggggacatgattgagacatacaaaattatgcaggggatggacagagtggatagggagatgctctttacactctcacataataccagaaccaggggacatccactaaaattgagtgttgggcgggttaggacagacaaaagaaaatatttctttactcagcgcgtggtcggtctgtggaactccttgccacaggatgtggtgctggcgtctagcctagacgcctttaaaaggggattggacgagtttctggaggaaaaatccattatggggtacaagccatgatgtgtatgcgcaacctcctgattttaggaatgggttaagtcagaatgccagatgtaggggagagcaccaggacgaggtctcttgttatctggtgtgctccctggggcatttggtgggccgctgtgagatacaggaagctggactagatgggcctaaggcctgatccagtggggctgttcttatgttcttatgttcttatgttcttatgttcttatgttcttatgtcctaaaCCATATGTTGTGTTCAGTTGCCAAATGCCATGATGGTGAACATTATTTTTGTTCAtaatctccccacctccccagttTAGAAACATCCAGTTTTGGATTGCAACTAAGGATGAATAATATCAGTTGAGTTAAAAGataagtttttgtttgtttctttgtttcagaGAAATCCATACCTCCAAAAAGGATCTCATATGCACATGAAAATGCAGTGAAAGTTGTCCTGGGTTAATGTTCCAAGGGTATATTAGTCGAAGAAAGAAATTCTGAAATGCAtaccatttccattttttttttaactgaacatCATTTGAGGAGCTTTCCATTCTCCACCATTTGGGGAGGTAGCTTTAGTCATTTTGAATTCACCCAGCGTTGCTTGACACATTGTTTTATGTGCAAATGTACATGGTGCATACCAGATGAACATGACTAGGGATGAGCATttgactcaaaatgacttgacttgagtcacaaaaaaaaaacattgttttgGTGCCTGGAGTCATGGATGTCATTGACTCCCAACTTGTCTCATGACTTGGGGACAGTGACTCTGAAAAGAGTCATTATGCGAATCGACGTAAGTCTCAATCTAGAGtccctgatgtgtgtgtgttctttcttgcttttttgaCTATGTGGGAGGTCCAGAAGTCTGCCATCAGATCAATGTCAGCAGCTGAGGTGGTGAGAAGAAGATAGGTGGAGGGGGAGGtttgaggagaggaggaaggcttaagttgttggggtttttttggcTTAAGGACTTGGCTCGTTTCTCAAAATGAGCAGTGACCCGACTCGAAATGACTTGAAGTTTTCTGCAAATTGAGACATGATGGCATGCATTATGACTCCTGACTTGACTAGAGTTGCAGGGTCACTGACTCGCATCTCAACTCGTGACTTGGCCCAGTGAGTAGAGCACATCCCTAAACATGACCTAAGCCAACCTCTGCATTTTGAATTGGGCTGATGGCAGGGAAGCCACAGGTCCCACACACTGTAGGAAAAAAGCCAAAATTTGGCTCTTCAGAACAACTCCTGCTCCAATTGGTGTCGTCACTAAAGGGGGCAGCTAGAGTGGACTGTCTCAGGTGTGATACCCTGGGGTGGGGATGATGGGCGTGACACCTGAGCCCCTGCCGAAAAGAGCACTGTGCTTCATTTGGTGATGGATGGGTATTCCCACCTGCCCTTGCTTTCAAATGGCTGTAAATTgcacccctggaagcaattggcaTACCAGGGACATGTGGGCCAAGGCCCTCTGCTGCTGACAACACCTACTACTCAGCACGGTAATGGAATGTCACACGGCAAGAGGATCACCAGCTCTGGGAAGGAATGTCCTGGCAACACTACAGCCCTACTCCATTCCAGCTGGTGGGTTTAACAGAAGCCTTATCTTTCTGTATACTTTTGGATAATTCCATGACCCACCTCACCTTGCCTGGTCAGCAGATtacaacttgaaaacaagtcacaTGCTGCGTTGCCTTTAGCCCTGGTTTAAGCTACAGAGGACACAGTTTCAGCTGTGGTCTTGTACCATAGCTGGAACCATGGAAATTTCTTTTGTTCTTTCCTGGTTTCTCTGCTTTCCCCATTTGCTCCTGATGCTGCATAACGCCCAGGTTTCCAGACTCTACTTCC is a window of Tiliqua scincoides isolate rTilSci1 chromosome 5, rTilSci1.hap2, whole genome shotgun sequence DNA encoding:
- the LOC136652508 gene encoding olfactory receptor 11L1-like, which codes for MAIREWKNTTMITEFILLGFETSSEFQIVLFMVFLAIYIMTMAGNILIILLVAGDQRLHTPMYFFLGNLSCLEICYSSTVLLRMLVSLNTGERSISVNVCIGQFYFIASLVCTECYLLSIMSYDRYLAICKPLHYAVLMHGGLCVQLASLSWLSGFLAITIVMILMLQISFCGSNEINTFFCDFTPLVKLSCSDTQVLKIMAFICSFTFSLIPFVLTLTSYVCIITTILRIQSSTGRQKAFSTCSAHLIVVTLYYGALIVVYMIPDSPSLKDMNKIFSLFYTVLTPLINPLIYSLRNKEVKEALRRDLTKLLSFTGIQKILNY